A portion of the Homo sapiens chromosome 16, GRCh38.p14 Primary Assembly genome contains these proteins:
- the RPUSD1 gene encoding RNA pseudouridylate synthase domain-containing protein 1 isoform 6 (isoform 6 is encoded by transcript variant 9) yields MEPGSVENLSIVYRSRDFLVVNKHWDVRIDSKAWRETLTLQKQLRFCHQLDFSTSGALCVALNKAAAGSAYRCFKERRVTKAYLALLRGHIQESRVTISHAIGRNSTEGRAHTMCIEGSQGCENPKPSLTDLVVLEHGLYAGDPVSKVLLKPLTGRTHQLRVHCSALGHPVVGDLTYGEVSGREDRPFRMMLHAFYLRIPTDTECVEVCTPDPFLPSLDACWSPHTLLQSLDQLVQALRATPDPDPEDRGPRPGSPSALLPGPGRPPPPPTKPPETEAQRGPCLQWLSEWTLEPDS; encoded by the exons ATGGAGCCAGGCAGCGTGGAGAACCTGTCCATCGTGTACCGGAGCCGCGACTTCCTGGTGGTCAACAAGCACTGGGACGTTCGCATTGACAGCAAGGCGTGGCGGGAGACTCTGACCCTGCAGAAGCAGCTGCG GTTCTGCCACCAGCTGGATTTCTCCACCAGCGGGGCGCTGTGCGTGGCCCTAAACAAGGCAGCCGCCGGCAGCGCGTACAGGTGCTTCAAGGAGCGGCGCGTGACCAAGGCTTACCTGGCATTG CTGCGGGGGCACATCCAGGAGAGCCGGGTAACCATCAGCCATGCCATTGGCAGGAACAGCACGGAGGGCCGGGCCCACACCATGTGCATCGAGGGCTCGCAGG GTTGTGAGAACCCAAAGCCAAGCCTCACAGATCTCGTGGTTCTGGAACACGGGCTGTACGCAGGCGATCCTGTCTCCAAAGTGCTGCTGAAGCCGCTCACGG GCCGGACACACCAGCTGCGCGTGCACTGCAGTGCCCTGGGCCACCCCGTGGTGGGCGACCTGACCTACGGAGAAGTCTCGGGCCGGGAGGACCGGCCGTTCAGAATGATGCTGCACGCTTTCTACCTGCGCATCCCCACGGACACCGAGTGTGTGGAGGTCTGCACGCCTGACCCCTTCCTGCCCTCCCTGGATGCCTGCTGGAGCCCCCACACACTGCTGCAGTCGCTGGACCAGCTCGTGCAGGCCTTACGGGCCACCCCCGACCCTGACCCCGAGGATAGGGGCCCCAGGCCAGGCAGCCCCtccgcactcctgcctgggcccgGCCGgcctcctccacccccaaccaAGCCCCCTGAGACTGAGGCACAGCGGGGCCCCTGCCTGCAGTGGCTGTCGGAGTGGACGCTGGAACCGGACAGCTGA
- the RPUSD1 gene encoding RNA pseudouridylate synthase domain-containing protein 1 isoform 1 (isoform 1 is encoded by transcript variant 1), with protein MEPGSVENLSIVYRSRDFLVVNKHWDVRIDSKAWRETLTLQKQLRYRFPELADPDTCYGFRFCHQLDFSTSGALCVALNKAAAGSAYRCFKERRVTKAYLALLRGHIQESRVTISHAIGRNSTEGRAHTMCIEGSQGCENPKPSLTDLVVLEHGLYAGDPVSKVLLKPLTGRTHQLRVHCSALGHPVVGDLTYGEVSGREDRPFRMMLHAFYLRIPTDTECVEVCTPDPFLPSLDACWSPHTLLQSLDQLVQALRATPDPDPEDRGPRPGSPSALLPGPGRPPPPPTKPPETEAQRGPCLQWLSEWTLEPDS; from the exons ATGGAGCCAGGCAGCGTGGAGAACCTGTCCATCGTGTACCGGAGCCGCGACTTCCTGGTGGTCAACAAGCACTGGGACGTTCGCATTGACAGCAAGGCGTGGCGGGAGACTCTGACCCTGCAGAAGCAGCTGCGGTACCGCTTTCCCGAGCTGGCCGACCCTGACACCTGCTACGGGTTCAG GTTCTGCCACCAGCTGGATTTCTCCACCAGCGGGGCGCTGTGCGTGGCCCTAAACAAGGCAGCCGCCGGCAGCGCGTACAGGTGCTTCAAGGAGCGGCGCGTGACCAAGGCTTACCTGGCATTG CTGCGGGGGCACATCCAGGAGAGCCGGGTAACCATCAGCCATGCCATTGGCAGGAACAGCACGGAGGGCCGGGCCCACACCATGTGCATCGAGGGCTCGCAGG GTTGTGAGAACCCAAAGCCAAGCCTCACAGATCTCGTGGTTCTGGAACACGGGCTGTACGCAGGCGATCCTGTCTCCAAAGTGCTGCTGAAGCCGCTCACGG GCCGGACACACCAGCTGCGCGTGCACTGCAGTGCCCTGGGCCACCCCGTGGTGGGCGACCTGACCTACGGAGAAGTCTCGGGCCGGGAGGACCGGCCGTTCAGAATGATGCTGCACGCTTTCTACCTGCGCATCCCCACGGACACCGAGTGTGTGGAGGTCTGCACGCCTGACCCCTTCCTGCCCTCCCTGGATGCCTGCTGGAGCCCCCACACACTGCTGCAGTCGCTGGACCAGCTCGTGCAGGCCTTACGGGCCACCCCCGACCCTGACCCCGAGGATAGGGGCCCCAGGCCAGGCAGCCCCtccgcactcctgcctgggcccgGCCGgcctcctccacccccaaccaAGCCCCCTGAGACTGAGGCACAGCGGGGCCCCTGCCTGCAGTGGCTGTCGGAGTGGACGCTGGAACCGGACAGCTGA
- the RPUSD1 gene encoding RNA pseudouridylate synthase domain-containing protein 1 isoform 2 (isoform 2 is encoded by transcript variant 2) → MEPGSVENLSIVYRSRDFLVVNKHWDVRIDSKAWRETLTLQKQLRYRFPELADPDTCYGFRFCHQLDFSTSGALCVALNKAAAGSAYRCFKERRVTKAYLALLRGHIQESRVTISHAIGRNSTEGRAHTMCIEGSQGVAGCENPKPSLTDLVVLEHGLYAGDPVSKVLLKPLTGRTHQLRVHCSALGHPVVGDLTYGEVSGREDRPFRMMLHAFYLRIPTDTECVEVCTPDPFLPSLDACWSPHTLLQSLDQLVQALRATPDPDPEDRGPRPGSPSALLPGPGRPPPPPTKPPETEAQRGPCLQWLSEWTLEPDS, encoded by the exons ATGGAGCCAGGCAGCGTGGAGAACCTGTCCATCGTGTACCGGAGCCGCGACTTCCTGGTGGTCAACAAGCACTGGGACGTTCGCATTGACAGCAAGGCGTGGCGGGAGACTCTGACCCTGCAGAAGCAGCTGCGGTACCGCTTTCCCGAGCTGGCCGACCCTGACACCTGCTACGGGTTCAG GTTCTGCCACCAGCTGGATTTCTCCACCAGCGGGGCGCTGTGCGTGGCCCTAAACAAGGCAGCCGCCGGCAGCGCGTACAGGTGCTTCAAGGAGCGGCGCGTGACCAAGGCTTACCTGGCATTG CTGCGGGGGCACATCCAGGAGAGCCGGGTAACCATCAGCCATGCCATTGGCAGGAACAGCACGGAGGGCCGGGCCCACACCATGTGCATCGAGGGCTCGCAGGGTGTGGCAG GTTGTGAGAACCCAAAGCCAAGCCTCACAGATCTCGTGGTTCTGGAACACGGGCTGTACGCAGGCGATCCTGTCTCCAAAGTGCTGCTGAAGCCGCTCACGG GCCGGACACACCAGCTGCGCGTGCACTGCAGTGCCCTGGGCCACCCCGTGGTGGGCGACCTGACCTACGGAGAAGTCTCGGGCCGGGAGGACCGGCCGTTCAGAATGATGCTGCACGCTTTCTACCTGCGCATCCCCACGGACACCGAGTGTGTGGAGGTCTGCACGCCTGACCCCTTCCTGCCCTCCCTGGATGCCTGCTGGAGCCCCCACACACTGCTGCAGTCGCTGGACCAGCTCGTGCAGGCCTTACGGGCCACCCCCGACCCTGACCCCGAGGATAGGGGCCCCAGGCCAGGCAGCCCCtccgcactcctgcctgggcccgGCCGgcctcctccacccccaaccaAGCCCCCTGAGACTGAGGCACAGCGGGGCCCCTGCCTGCAGTGGCTGTCGGAGTGGACGCTGGAACCGGACAGCTGA
- the RPUSD1 gene encoding RNA pseudouridylate synthase domain-containing protein 1 isoform 5 (isoform 5 is encoded by transcript variant 11), with translation MCIEGSQGCENPKPSLTDLVVLEHGLYAGDPVSKVLLKPLTGRTHQLRVHCSALGHPVVGDLTYGEVSGREDRPFRMMLHAFYLRIPTDTECVEVCTPDPFLPSLDACWSPHTLLQSLDQLVQALRATPDPDPEDRGPRPGSPSALLPGPGRPPPPPTKPPETEAQRGPCLQWLSEWTLEPDS, from the exons ATGTGCATCGAGGGCTCGCAGG GTTGTGAGAACCCAAAGCCAAGCCTCACAGATCTCGTGGTTCTGGAACACGGGCTGTACGCAGGCGATCCTGTCTCCAAAGTGCTGCTGAAGCCGCTCACGG GCCGGACACACCAGCTGCGCGTGCACTGCAGTGCCCTGGGCCACCCCGTGGTGGGCGACCTGACCTACGGAGAAGTCTCGGGCCGGGAGGACCGGCCGTTCAGAATGATGCTGCACGCTTTCTACCTGCGCATCCCCACGGACACCGAGTGTGTGGAGGTCTGCACGCCTGACCCCTTCCTGCCCTCCCTGGATGCCTGCTGGAGCCCCCACACACTGCTGCAGTCGCTGGACCAGCTCGTGCAGGCCTTACGGGCCACCCCCGACCCTGACCCCGAGGATAGGGGCCCCAGGCCAGGCAGCCCCtccgcactcctgcctgggcccgGCCGgcctcctccacccccaaccaAGCCCCCTGAGACTGAGGCACAGCGGGGCCCCTGCCTGCAGTGGCTGTCGGAGTGGACGCTGGAACCGGACAGCTGA
- the RPUSD1 gene encoding RNA pseudouridylate synthase domain-containing protein 1 isoform 3 (isoform 3 is encoded by transcript variant 3), whose translation MCIEGSQGVAGCENPKPSLTDLVVLEHGLYAGDPVSKVLLKPLTGRTHQLRVHCSALGHPVVGDLTYGEVSGREDRPFRMMLHAFYLRIPTDTECVEVCTPDPFLPSLDACWSPHTLLQSLDQLVQALRATPDPDPEDRGPRPGSPSALLPGPGRPPPPPTKPPETEAQRGPCLQWLSEWTLEPDS comes from the exons ATGTGCATCGAGGGCTCGCAGGGTGTGGCAG GTTGTGAGAACCCAAAGCCAAGCCTCACAGATCTCGTGGTTCTGGAACACGGGCTGTACGCAGGCGATCCTGTCTCCAAAGTGCTGCTGAAGCCGCTCACGG GCCGGACACACCAGCTGCGCGTGCACTGCAGTGCCCTGGGCCACCCCGTGGTGGGCGACCTGACCTACGGAGAAGTCTCGGGCCGGGAGGACCGGCCGTTCAGAATGATGCTGCACGCTTTCTACCTGCGCATCCCCACGGACACCGAGTGTGTGGAGGTCTGCACGCCTGACCCCTTCCTGCCCTCCCTGGATGCCTGCTGGAGCCCCCACACACTGCTGCAGTCGCTGGACCAGCTCGTGCAGGCCTTACGGGCCACCCCCGACCCTGACCCCGAGGATAGGGGCCCCAGGCCAGGCAGCCCCtccgcactcctgcctgggcccgGCCGgcctcctccacccccaaccaAGCCCCCTGAGACTGAGGCACAGCGGGGCCCCTGCCTGCAGTGGCTGTCGGAGTGGACGCTGGAACCGGACAGCTGA
- the RPUSD1 gene encoding RNA pseudouridylate synthase domain-containing protein 1 isoform 4 (isoform 4 is encoded by transcript variant 4), which translates to MEPGSVENLSIVYRSRDFLVVNKHWDVRIDSKAWRETLTLQKQLRYRFPELADPDTCYGFRFCHQLDFSTSGALCVALNKAAAGSAYRCFKERRVTKAYLALVVRTQSQASQISWFWNTGCTQAILSPKCC; encoded by the exons ATGGAGCCAGGCAGCGTGGAGAACCTGTCCATCGTGTACCGGAGCCGCGACTTCCTGGTGGTCAACAAGCACTGGGACGTTCGCATTGACAGCAAGGCGTGGCGGGAGACTCTGACCCTGCAGAAGCAGCTGCGGTACCGCTTTCCCGAGCTGGCCGACCCTGACACCTGCTACGGGTTCAG GTTCTGCCACCAGCTGGATTTCTCCACCAGCGGGGCGCTGTGCGTGGCCCTAAACAAGGCAGCCGCCGGCAGCGCGTACAGGTGCTTCAAGGAGCGGCGCGTGACCAAGGCTTACCTGGCATTG GTTGTGAGAACCCAAAGCCAAGCCTCACAGATCTCGTGGTTCTGGAACACGGGCTGTACGCAGGCGATCCTGTCTCCAAAGTGCTGCTGA